The genomic stretch GCACTGAGTATActttaagggcctgtttggttccccttgctaaattttagctagctaaaattattttagttactcttgggtgactaatggaactaaactattttagctccttttagtcaatgtgtttggaactttagctactaaagtgactaataaagtttagctaggtaaaatttagcaaggggaaccaaacagggcctaaggcaCACCATGCCTCTAGACTACTAAATCGGGTCAACAAGAACTATGGCCAAACACTTGCAATAGATTCCATTGCATATGACATAAAGACATAAAGCATAAGCACATAGGTCAAGCTTAAGCAAAAGCTgcacaaatttatttatttttcttcagGACTAAGTTTCACCATATAAAGTGAAAATTGCAGTGAATAAATCTACcgtagaaaatgtgtaaaaaaAGTCTGGTAGCATTCATGAAAAGGCATACAGCTCGAAACAGAGTATAGTACATACCACAGAATCGTTTATCAGCAAGAAGGCTGACAAAAGATATGTAATTGTAATCATCAGATGTCTTCTTTTTTCCTTCCTGCTCCTGCTCTTGTATCAGAGAATAAGCGATCTGCACACAATAATAGTAACTTAAGCCTTTCTTTCTATTGGAGAATAACCACAGTATCCTACCCAGTGCTACAGAGAACACTCTAGAAAGGGGGACGCCACACAAGTACTTGTGCAGACTTGCAGAGTACATGGTCCCCAACTCATGATAATGCTAAGTTCTAAAGCTTTGTGCCGAAAAAGAGAACACGATCATACATTGATAGTATAGAGAAATTAACCCACTAATGAAAATCACTAGAAATTGTTCCTACAGAGCAAGTAAATATATGTGGTGATTACCTGTGTATCCATCACATTATGCAGTTTGATGCCAAACTGAAAATACAAAGCCTGCAAAAAGTGACAAACTCTAAACTAGTTAGTCAAGTTTACAATCTCCTCCAAAGGACAAAAATAAAACATATATCAAGCTAAAGGTTCTCAAAATGCATAACTAGGCACCTCGCTGTCCCTTTTacaatcatgaataactttggTGATATGATCAGACTCAAGTGCGGGCTTACAAGCTTGAATAAGTTCTTTTCCACCCTCAATAGCATCAACTAGGTAAACAGCATCAGGGAATGCAAGCTGCAATATAAAGACAACCAACAAAAAGTATCTCACATCAGGATCTTAGATGTAGAGAGATGGACACTTTGGGACAACCTCAAGAGCAAGACAAGTATATATAAAAGTTAGATGAAACAGTAGGCATATTAAATCTAGGTTCATGAAAAGATACATTTAAATATGTGACCCTTGAATTCAAAGTAATGAAGTATAATTTCTAGAAGAATCAATTCATGGAAAGATGAAGGCCTTGAAGGAAATGAAGTAATATTTTAGTCCAATTATAATAAAAATGCATGGCGTGATGCTGATGTCACAATCATGAAACAAAATCCTATAATACAACATCATGCCTGATAAGGTTTACTCTTGCTCACCTGCATGATACAGAGAGCACCATTGCGACAAAGATCAACACCTTCACAGTCAAATCCAATTACCAACTTCTGGGCAGCTGAGGGTTCAAGAAACTCGACCGGGAGTTGACCAGGTTTGGTAACGATATGATAAGGGGGGCATGGTAATTCTGGGTTATTATCTGCAAGAGAACTCAAGTGATGAAAACAAAGCAACTAAAATTGGTTCATTGGTGAACATCTGTACAAGCAACCCCAAATCAAGGGGAAATTATATGGACAAAAGCAGCTCCAAGTTCTGAGCAAGATAACCGTTCCTAACAAGCAAAAAATCTACCAAGAAAACACACAGGTAGCTAGATGCAGCCAATTTCACTGCCAAACTATTAAGTAAATGGATAAGGTGCATGGGAATGGAATCATAAGAACCTCTTGTTCCAGAATTTCTGGTACAATGCAGCTAAACAACTAATTCGCTATCAATGCTAAAAAGAGTATACTGATGAAGTAGCAAGCACCTATCAGCAGGTAATTATCACAAGCACTAGGATATCTACAAATTATTTGCATACAAAGTACAGAACTATTGGCTGTTCAAGAGAACAAGTATTTCACTTAGAACTATCGTCCTGCAATCCCGCCCAAAAAAATCCTAGTCCTAGAGCAACCCGCACGAAGTGGCTAGCTGAGCAATCAAAAAGCATCTGCATACCAACATTACGAGCCCTAAAACCCTAAGATTAAACCATGACACAAAACGCTCCAACAAAATACAGCAAGGTAGAAGCTAAAGCACAAGTACACAAGGACTAAACAAACTCCCAGAACCCTAAAAGCAGCGGACGCCGATGCGGGCCCGCGAGCACAGACGCAGGGGCTCGCGCCGAGCGGGCGCAGCACTATGAGCGCGAATCGTGGAGCACTTCCAAGCGAAACGGAGCACCGGGCAGCAGGATCACAGCGACCTGACCCGCGACGATTTACACCGCGAGCAGAGCAACACTGGGAGAGCCGAGCCACCAGGAggatgaagagagagagaggggaggcaGAGGCAAGTGCCGCACCTGAGGGGGcgtctgcggcggcggcggagtcgaGGGGCTCGGAATGGTGGGAGGCCATCCCGATCCCCTCACGATCGCTCGCAGGGGGAGGGAGACAGGAAGCGGGAGCACCGGCGACGgagaggaaccaggaagaaaagGAGGACACGAGCGATGCGCGCCTGCGCCTCCCTCCGTGCTATTTCTATGAGAAAattttgtgcacaaatactgctatttctactgGCATACTCAGTCCACTAGCTCATTTAATTATTCTCGGAACTTACGTGGTTCACCAACTCATTTAATTTCTTCTAAGGAGTAGTACTTTGGCTCATGGTAATTAGttgaggcctggtttagtttgcaaaatttttgctttttggctactgtagcacttttgtttttatt from Sorghum bicolor cultivar BTx623 chromosome 3, Sorghum_bicolor_NCBIv3, whole genome shotgun sequence encodes the following:
- the LOC8078192 gene encoding uncharacterized protein LOC8078192, with product MASHHSEPLDSAAAADAPSDNNPELPCPPYHIVTKPGQLPVEFLEPSAAQKLVIGFDCEGVDLCRNGALCIMQLAFPDAVYLVDAIEGGKELIQACKPALESDHITKVIHDCKRDSEALYFQFGIKLHNVMDTQIAYSLIQEQEQEGKKKTSDDYNYISFVSLLADKRFCGIPYPEKEEVRTLLRQDPNFWTIRPLSDMMVRAATDDVRFLLNIYEKMMEKLSKVSLWRLAVRSELYCRCFCLNDNQFADWSPLPPVPDDIEADVYVPEVDILSVLDVPPGKMGRVIGRKGSTIMAVKESCNVEIHIGGAKGPPDRVFIIGPVKEVRKAEAIFRGRMLEF